A DNA window from Mycosarcoma maydis chromosome 12, whole genome shotgun sequence contains the following coding sequences:
- a CDS encoding uncharacterized protein (related to ROT1 - molecular chaperone in the endoplasmic reticulum) — protein MLRLLISSILAVASLLAGVSAQTYGIGMPNNVTSLQGTWSTGSGDVLTGLNFYDPVNNSFIYPATAGQSYSFTNDGYWEQALYLYNTNPAKPNCVSAQLIWQHGTYILNNNNTLTLNIFKGDGRQQVSDRCAENSNYVQSYDQVENMQGFEIHLDTHFNTPMYSLLLYSYDGSPKPLMWQRFNPPQMLPTQALHEEVIGELNSS, from the coding sequence ATGTTGAGGCTGTTGATCTCCTCAATACTCGCGGTTGCGAGCTTGCTCGCAGGCGTCTCTGCGCAGACGTACGGCATTGGCATGCCCAACAACGTCACATCCCTGCAAGGCACATGGAGCACGGGCTCCGGTGACGTCCTCACAGGTCTTAACTTCTACGACCCGGTCAACAACTCGTTCATCTACCCTGCCACCGCAGGGCAGTCGTACAGCTTCACCAACGACGGCTACTGGGAACAGGCGCTGTATCTGTATAACACCAATccagccaagccaaactgCGTCTCGGCACAACTCATCTGGCAGCACGGGACCTACATtctcaacaacaacaatacgctcacgctcaacaTCTTCAAAGGTGATGGCCGTCAGCAGGTATCGGATCGGTGTGCCGAAAACTCCAACTACGTGCAGTCGTACGACCAGGTCGAAAACATGCAGGGCTTTGAGATCCACCTGGACACGCACTTTAACACGCCCATGTATTCTTTACTGCTCTATTCGTACGACGGTAGCCCGAAACCCCTCATGTGGCAGAGGTTTAACCCTCCTCAGATGCTGCCCACACAAGCTTTGCACGAAGAGGTGATTGGAGAGCTCAACTCGTCCTAG
- a CDS encoding putative coatomer complex subunit alpha produces MQMLTKFESKSNRVKGIAFHPRLPLLASSLHNGSIQLWNYQTGTIYDRLEEHDGPVRGICFHPSQPLLVSGGDDYKIKVWNHKTRKCLFTLNGHLDYVRTVFFHHEHPWILSASDDQTIRIWNWQSRTCISILTGHNHYVMCAQFHPKEDLIVSASMDQTVRVWDISALRKKNTSAQPMSIEEQIARANSGQADLFGNTDAMVKYVLEGHDRGVNWASFHPTLPLIVSAGDDRQIKLWRMSDTKAWEVDTCRGHFNNVSCALFHPRHELIISDAEDKTIRVWDMGKRTAVQTFRRESDRFWVLTAHPTLNLFAAGHDNGLIVFKLERERPAFSVHQNTLYYIRDKQVRSLDYSTGADHALLTVKRLGNQYVPPRTLSFNPAERSVIVTSVNGDQGTFDVAPLPREAGGDLAESSSVGKRGQGSSAIFVARNRFAVLDKAAQTIEIRDLNNTVTKTITPPQPTNEIFFGGTASLILSTATGVVLYDIQQQKTLAELTSPPVKYVVWSIDGSMVALLSKHTITLADKLFASSNLIHETIRIKSAAWDESGVLLYSTLNHIKYALPQGDNGIIKTLEQPVYLTRVKGKTVSCLDRLARPQNITIDPTEFRFKLALVQGKYDDVLTIIKNSNLVGQAIIAFLQKKGYPEIALHFVQDKSTRFDLAIECGNLDVALETAESLNVDEVWNRLATAALRQGNHKIVERAYQRTKSFDKLSFLYLITGNTDKLAKMSVIADKRGDHLSRFHNALYLGNAEARSSVLSDVGLEALAYAAAKSNGLDDRAAAIASQAGMEEEAAEVDRHLDLGEGTSKLAPPTAVSQAYLHNWPILSSEQSYFDRALVAGNDGGPIFKDNAINGTKTHDIESWLDGEALEQSEEEEEEAFDAAPEDFGEADEAWDLAEEEVAMPEEEAAVVAPLQETLEGLAAGSSEAEHWLRNSPVAADHAAAGSFETAMTLLSRQAGIVDFAPLKALFLSSYLAARSYLPAAPSAGPIEVHLRRNNEASDGKVTKAHPTSPRSVKAFASGDLQDGYRAVSANKLAEAETIFRRLLHQLVLTPASTEAEATEIQDLIVLCREYILGVSIELSRRKLATAEPDNVARNLELAALFTHTQLQPQHQTLALRSAMTEARKVNNYAMAASFAKRLMDLSPAPAVAQKAQQIISLAERSPRDAVDVPGYDPLEQNFVICAGSFRLITATGAGSVTDPLTGARYLPEFKGTLCKITQISEVGKLASGLRSFAT; encoded by the coding sequence ATGCAGATGCTCACCAAGTTCGAGTCAAAATCCAACCGCGTAAAAGGCATAGCCTTCCACCCGCGCCTCCCGCTCCTCGCTTCATCCCTTCATAATggctcgatccagctctGGAATTACCAGACCGGTACCATCTACGACCGCCTCGAGGAGCACGATGGTCCAGTTCGTGGCATCTGTTTTCATCCTTCGCAGCCGCTGCTAGTCAGTGGTGGTGACGACTACAAGATCAAGGTGTGGAACCACAAGACGCGCAAATGTCTCTTCACTCTCAACGGCCACCTCGACTACGTACGCACCGTCTTCTTCCACCATGAACATCCTTGGATCCTCAGTGCCTCGGACGACCAAACCATTCGCATCTGGAATTGGCAAAGTCGTACGTGCATCTCCATTCTCACCGGTCACAACCACTACGTCATGTGCGCTCAGTTCCACCCCAAGGAGGACCTCATCGTCTCGGCTTCCATGGACCAGACTGTGCGCGTTTGGGACATCAGCGCTCTGCGCAAAAAGAACACCTCCGCTCAGCCCATGAGCATCGAAGAGCAGATCGCACGAGCCAACAGCGGCCAGGCTGATCTCTTTGGCAATACCGACGCCATGGTCAAGTACGTCCTCGAAGGCCACGACCGCGGCGTCAACTGGGCCTCGTTCCACCCCACTTTACCCCTCATCGTCTCGGCCGGTGACGATCGCCAAATTAAGCTGTGGAGAATGTCCGACACCAAAGCCTGGGAAGTCGACACCTGCCGCGGTCACTTCAACAATGTCTCTTGCGCACTCTTCCACCCTCGACACGAGCTCATCATCTCGGACGCAGAGGACAAGACCATCCGCGTCTGGGACATGGGCAAACGTACCGCCGTACAGACCTTCCGCAGAGAGAGCGACCGTTTCTGGGTGCTTACCGCCCATCCCACGCTCAACCTCTTTGCCGCCGGTCACGACAACGGTCTCATCgtcttcaagctcgagcgcgagcgtCCAGCCTTCTCGGTGCACCAAAACACGCTCTACTACATTCGTGACAAGCAGGTCCGCTCGCTCGACTACAGCACCGGCGCCGATCACGCCCTCCTCACTGTTAAGCGTCTCGGCAACCAGTACGTGCCGCCTCGTACGCTCAGCTTCAACCCCGCAGAGCGTTCCGTGATCGTCACCTCGGTCAACGGCGATCAGGGTACCTTCGATGTGGCTCCCCTTCCTCGCGAGGCTGGAGGCGACCTGGCCGAGTCCTCGAGCGTCGGCAAGCGTGGTCAAGGCTCTAGCGCCATCTTTGTCGCTCGCAACCGTTTCGCcgtgctcgacaaggccgCTCAGACCATCGAGATCCGCGACCTCAACAACACCGTCACCAAGACCATCACGCCTCCGCAGCCCACCAACGAGATCTTTTTCGGCGGCACCGCCAGCCTCATCCTCAGCACCGCCACTGGCGTCGTCCTCTACGACATCCAACAGCAAAAgacgcttgccgagctcacCAGTCCGCCCGTCAAATACGTCGTTTGGAGCATCGACGGCAGCATGGTCGCGCTGCTTAGCAAGCACACCATCACGCTCGCCGACAAGTTGTTTGCCTCGAGCAATCTCATTCACGAGACCATCCGCATCAAGAGCGCTGCTTGGGACGAAAGTGGCGTGCTTCTCTACAGCACCCTCAACCACATCAAGTACGCGCTTCCCCAGGGCGACAACGGCATcatcaagacgctcgagcagccCGTCTACCTTACCCGTGTCAAGGGCAAGACCGTCTCATGCCTTGACCGTCTCGCCCGTCCTCAGAACATAACCATCGATCCCACCGAGTTTCGCTtcaagctcgcgctcgtTCAGGGCAAGTACGATGACGttctcaccatcatcaaGAACAGCAACCTTGTCGGCCAGGCCATCATCGCCTTTTTGCAGAAGAAGGGCTACCCCGAAATCGCCCTCCATTTCGTCCAGGACAAGAGCACTCGCTTCGACCTCGCCATCGAGTGCGGCAATCTCGATGTTGCCTTGGAGACCGCCGAGTCGCTCAACGTCGATGAGGTGTGGAACCGACTGGCAACCGCTGCGCTTCGTCAGGGTAATCACAAGATTGTCGAGCGTGCCTACCAGCGAACCAAGAGTTtcgacaagctcagcttCCTCTACCTCATCACGGGAAACACAGACAAGCTTGCCAAGATGTCGGTCATTGCTGACAAGCGTGGCGACCATCTGAGCCGCTTCCACAACGCGCTCTACCTTGGCAACGCCGAAGCGCGCAGCAGTGTGCTTTCCGATGTTGGGTTGGAGGCGCTGGCTtatgctgctgccaagtccAACGGGCTCGACGACCGcgccgctgccatcgctTCGCAAGCTGGCATGGAAGAGGAAGCCGCAGAGGTCGACCGacatctcgatctcggcgaggGAACATCCAAGCTGGCGCCTCCCACCGCTGTTTCGCAGGCATACCTTCACAATTGGCCCATCCTGAGTAGCGAGCAGAGCTACTTTGACCGTGCTCTCGTTGCCGGCAACGACGGTGGCCCCATCTTCAAGGACAACGCAATCAACGGCACCAAGACGCATGATATCGAGTCGTGGCTCGACGGCGAGGCACTGGAGCAGTccgaggaggaagaagaagaagcctTCGACGCTGCGCCTGAGGACTTTGGcgaggccgacgaggcGTGGGATCtggccgaggaagaggtcgCAATGCCGGAAGAGGAGGCTGCTGTTGTAGCCCCGCTTCAAGAGACGTTGGAAGGATTGGCTGCCGGAAGCTCTGAAGCCGAACACTGGCTGCGCAATTCGCCAGTTGCTGCCGACCATGCCGCAGCAGGCTCGTTCGAGACAGCAATGACGTTGCTCTCGAGGCAGGCAGGTATTGTCGACTTCGCCCCGCTCAAGGCGCTGTTCCTCTCGTCGTACCTGGCTGCACGCAGCTACCTTCCCGCTGCGCCGAGCGCCGGTCCCATCGAGGTGCATCTACGACGCAATAACGAAGCAAGCGACGGAAAGGTGACGAAAGCGCACCCTACCTCGCCGCGTTCTGTCAAAGCGTTTGCCTCTGGCGATCTGCAGGATGGCTACCGTGCCGTCAGCGCCAACAAGCTTGCCGAGGCTGAGACCATCTTCCGTCGCCTGTTGCATCAGCTTGTGCTGACGCCAGCGTCTACCGAAGCAGAGGCGACCGAGATTCAAGACTTGATTGTGCTCTGCCGAGAGTACATTCTCGGTGTTtcgatcgagctcagccGTCGTAAGCTTGCTACCGCCGAGCCAGACAATGTCGCTCGTaacctcgagcttgccgcgCTGTTCACCCACAcccagctgcagccgcagcatCAGACATTGGCGCTCCGCAGCGCCATGACCGAAGCTCGCAAAGTCAACAACTAtgcgatggcagcgagctTTGCCAAGCGACTCATGGATCTATcgcctgctcctgctgtGGCTCAAAAGGCGCAACAGATCATCTCGTTGGCCGAGCGCAGCCCTCGCGACGCTGTTGACGTGCCTGGCTACGACCCTCTCGAGCAGAACTTTGTCATATGCGCAGGTAGCTTCCGTCTGATCACTGCTACAGGTGCTGGCTCGGTGACAGACCCACTCACAGGCGCTCGATATCTGCCCGAATTCAAGGGCACGCTCTGCAAGATCACACAGATTTCCGAGGTGGGAAAGCTCGCTTCGGGCCTGCGCAGCTTTGCCACGTAG
- a CDS encoding uncharacterized protein (related to leucine zipper-EF-hand containing transmembrane protein 1) codes for MSSSSCSYLAVKSFAWASGSLAVAARARPALRPANQSDVLHIFVPGLKPASSHFSTAITKHYHQRRKVEQTQALLHRRFVRYHSTETQQHSSTSSSSNSHIYAPPATLSKDANSTASSSYQGQSAGAPPKAPVSISPLPASTNTAAELGSPANQTSASQTMLAEQKPKEKELVDAKTPKGPLTTRIWAKVKEEALHYWHGSKLLAKEVKISSRLLRRLMLGYSLTRREKRQLKRTFADLLRLIPFIPFIVIPAGELLLPVAIKIFPNMLPSTFESKFSVEEKRRGLIKVRLEMAKFLQETIKEGGLQATDKVKTSEEFKEFFRKVRSTGESPSNQDIIKVAQLFEDDLTLDNLTRPQLVSVCRYMQIHAFGTDNYLRYQIRHKLNRIRQDDIVIGHEGVDNLSQAELVSACQNRGIQTTNLSEDRLRQELQQWIDLHVRNKISGTLLVLSKAFNYVAAGNNDMNAQSHLRSLELTLSSLPDNLVNEAELSVNSEGATNKQRLEVLQQQEELIEDEAEQEQEEAAAREADKERRNAEKARLAREEEEARSLLPKKETDSALEDPRMTNEQLTELGEALSILSAKSSVLKEREELRQLIEEVSGSEATAAEDKASSATSASSSADTSSSSSVTDADKTDSSSAPTSSSARSMTKRIKSMLEKIDNQLEEYDRDVGSRMHLIEASHTGKISVDDLEQALRLIKHKPEDEVIEKIVDKLDVDHDGLVPLDDVLELARAESGLGILRDQGVRQIHAQGKQIRDGDALKPKKSDIVEV; via the coding sequence ATGTCGTCTTCCAGCTGCTCATACCTTGCTGTCAAGAGCTTTGCCTGGGCTAGTGGCTCGCTCGCcgtcgcagctcgagcgaggCCTGCCTTGCGTCCCGCCAACCAGTCCGACGTTCTTCACATCTTTGTGCCTGGTCTCAAACCCGCTTCCTCGCACTTTTCCACCGCTATCACAAAGCACTACCATCAAAGACGCAAGGTCGAACAGACGCAAGCActcctccaccgccgaTTCGTCCGTTATCACTCCACAGAGACCCAGCAGCACTCATCCacttcgtcatcgtccaacAGCCACATCTATGCTCCTCCCGCCACGTTATCCAAAGATGCCAActccaccgcctcctcGAGCTACCAGGGCCAGTCTGCCGGCGCTCCTCCCAAAGCGCCCGTTTCCATTAGCCCACTGCCTGCCTCCACGAACACGGCAGCCGAGCTAGGCTCACCCGCTAACCAGACCTCCGCCTCGCAGACCATGCTCGCAGAGCAAAAGCCCAAAGAAAAAGAGCTTGTCGACGCCAAAACGCCAAAGGGTCCGCTCACCACCCGCATCTGGGCAAAGGTCAAAGAAGAGGCGCTTCACTACTGGCACGGCTCCAAACTGCTTGCCAAGGAAGTCAAGATCTCCTCGCGTCTCCTGCGCAGACTCATGCTCGGCTACAGCCTCACACGCAGAGAAAAGCGTCAGCTCAAGCGCACGTTTGCCGATCTCTTGCGTCTCATCCCGTTTATCCCCTTCATTGTTATCCCAGCCGGAGAGCTTTTGCTGCCAGTAGCTATCAAGATCTTCCCCAACATGCTTCCCAGCACGTTTGAGAGCAAGTTCTCGGTTGAGGAGAAGCGCAGAGGCCTCATCAAGGTGCGTCTCGAAATGGCCAAGTTCCTTCAAGAGACTATCAAGGAAGGCGGCCTCCAGGCTACcgacaaggtcaagacCTCGGAAGAGTTCAAAGAGTTTTTCCGCAAGGTGCGATCCACCGGCGAGTCGCCTAGTAACCAAGACATCATCAAGGTCGCGCAGCTCTTCGAAGACGACCTGACGCTCGACAACCTCACCCGTCCTCAGCTGGTCAGTGTCTGCCGCTACATGCAGATCCACGCCTTTGGCACCGACAACTACCTTCGCTACCAGATTCGACACAAGCTCAACCGTATTCGCCAGGACGATATTGTCATTGGCCACGAAGGCGTTGATAACCTCTcgcaagccgagctcgtcaGTGCTTGCCAGAACCGAGGCATTCAGACCACCAACCTCTCCGAGGACCGTCTGCGTCAGGAGCTACAGCAGTGGATTGACTTGCACGTCCGCAACAAGATCAGCGGTACTCTGCTCGTACTAAGCAAGGCCTTCAACTATGTCGCTGCCGGCAACAACGACATGAACGCCCAGTCGCATCTTCGCAGTCTCGAGCTGACGCTCAGCAGCTTGCCCGACAACCTCGTCAacgaagccgagctcaGCGTCAACAGCGAGGGTGccaccaacaagcagcgCCTCGAAGTGCTCCAGCAACAGGAGGAGCTTATCGAGGATGAAGCCgagcaggagcaagaggaagCCGCTGCGCGCGAAGCCGACAAGGAACGACGCAATGCCGAAAAGGCACGTCTCGCAcgcgaggaggaagaggcaCGTTCCTTGCTCCCCAAGAAGGAGACCGATTCGGCGCTTGAGGATCCGCGCATGAccaacgagcagctcaccgagctcggcgaggcGCTCAGCATCCTCAGTGCAAAGTCGTCGGTGCTCAAGGAGCGCGAAGAGCTGCGACAGCTCATCGAGGAAGTCAGCGGTTCTGAAGCTACCGCCGCAGAAGACAAGGCGTCATCCGCGACCTCGGCTAGCTCCAGTGCCGACacttcttcttcttcctcggtTACAGATGCCGACAAgaccgactcgagctccgCCCCCACGAGCTCATCCGCACGCAGCATGACCAAGCGCATCAAATCGAtgctcgaaaagatcgATAACCAGCTCGAAGAGTACGACCGAGACGTCGGCTCGCGCATGCACCTCATCGAGGCCTCTCACACAGGCAAGATCTCGGTTGACGacctcgagcaagctcTGCGTCTGATCAAGCACAAGcccgaggacgaggtgaTTGAGAAGAttgtcgacaagctcgacgtcgatcacGACGGTCTAGTTccgctcgacgacgtcTTGGAGCTCGCCAGGGCCGAGTCGGGCCTCGGCATCTTGCGCGACCAAGGCGTCAGGCAGATCCACGCGCAGGGCAAGCAGATTCGCGACGGCGATGCGTTGAAGCCCAAGAAGAGCGACATTGTCGAGGTGTAA
- a CDS encoding 3'-5'-exodeoxyribonuclease (related to 3'-->5' exonuclease and endonuclease) — MSSRPEYIDIGVNLTDPVFRGNYHAKQAHEDDFDTVRSRALNAGVVSQIVTGGNLAESHQALALARSYHGFYSTVGCHPTRTSEIESYLHGADAYLGEIKKVILSDRDSGGAKVVAVGECGLDYDRLHFSPADVQKKHFESQLSLAAHVQLPLFLHSRAAHRDFVDILQPHMHVIHAALVEKNPEQHKDDPDAKRVGVVHSFTGTVDEAKELLGLGLFIGINGCSLKTQENLDVLHHIPLSRLMLETDAPWCDPRSTHASHSHIHTFKQTHPDLHALYQPTSVKKEKWKPDSMVKGRNEPCAIGLVAATVASVKRVPIQQVAHAAMYNTRWLFSL; from the coding sequence ATGAGCAGCCGCCCGGAATACATTGACATCGGCGTCAACCTCACCGACCCCGTCTTTCGCGGCAACTACCACGCCAAGCAGGCGCATGAGGACGATTTTGACACTGTTCGCTCTCGAGCTCTCAACGCCGGTGTTGTCTCGCAGATCGTCACCGGTGGTAACCTGGCCGAGTCTCACCAAGcgcttgcacttgcacgCTCGTACCATGGATTCTATTCTACCGTAGGATGCCATCCTACACGAACGTCAGAGATCGAGTCGTACTTGCACGGAGCTGATGCGTATCTGGGCGAGATCAAGAAAGTCATCCTCTCGGATCGCGACTCAGGTGGTGCAAAGGTTGTCGCGGTCGGAGAATGCGGCTTGGACTACGATCGCTTGCACTTTTCGCCCGCCGATGTACAGAAAAAGCACTTTGAATCCCAATTGTCGCTCGCAGCGCACGTTCAACTGCCACTCTTCTTGCACTCGAGAGCTGCACATCGTGACTTTGTCGACATTCTACAGCCACACATGCACGTTATCCATGCGGCACTAGTAGAAAAGAACCCCGAACAGCACAAAGACGATCCAGACGCAAAACGTGTCGGTGTAGTTCACAGCTTTACCGGCaccgtcgacgaagccaaggAATTGCTTGGTTTGGGCCTGTTTATCGGTATCAACGGATGCTcgctcaagacgcaagAGAATCTCGATGTGCTCCATCACATTCCGCTCTCAAGGCTTATGCTCGAAACCGATGCACCCTGGTGCGATCCCCGCTCTACACATGCTTCCCACTCGCACATTCACACCTTCAAACAGACGCACCCGGATCTGCACGCTCTCTATCAACCCACGTCAGTGAAAAAGGAAAAGTGGAAGCCAGACTCGATGGTCAAAGGTCGCAACGAGCCGTGCGCTATAGGCCTAGTCGCTGCTACTGTCGCCAGTGTCAAACGCGTTCCCATCCAACAAGTCGCTCATGCAGCCATGTACAATACCCGCTGGCTCTTCTCTCTCTAA